TCCTCAGTGAGCGCGGCACCGAACGCGAGGCCGGTCAAGGAGCGGTACGCGCGCACGGTTTCCACGTCGCCCAGTCCGGCGTCCAGCAGCGCGCCCAGCATGCTGTCGATCACCTTCAACGCCCCCGGCGGCCTCCCGGACCTGCCCACCCTGATCGTGTGGGGCAACGCGCAAATCGGCTTCCGGCCCCGGGAACGCGAACGGCGCTCCGCTCGTTCGCGCATAACCGGCCGCGAGTTCATTAGGGTGAGAAGCGTGAGCGATCCGCAGATCACCTTGACCGTCCGGCACACGCCGTCCGCGCTCGACGCGCGGCGGGGCGTTGTCCGGCTGCACCCGGAAGTGCTCGACGCGCTCGGCCTGCGGGCCTGGGACGCCGTGCACCTCACCGGCGCGCGGCGCACTGCCGCGTTGGCCGCGCCCGCCGCGGAGGAGGCGACACCAGGGGTCGTGCTGACCGATGACGTCACCATGTCGAACCTCGGCGTCGCTGAGGGCGGCGAGGTCGTTGTCTCGCCCGCGGAGGTCACCGCTGCCCGCACGGTCACTGTGTCCGGCTCTCGGCTGGCGTCGGTTTCGGTTTCGCCGCAGACGTTGCGGCTCGCGCTCACTGGCAAGGTTTTGACCCGCGGGGACGCGGTTTCCCTGTTGCCGCAAGACCTCGCGCCCGCGCCGGGCTCGGACGTCGCCGCTGTGCGCGGCCAGCTGTCCCGCGTGATCGGGGCGACGTGGACCAACGAACTGCTGACCGTCACGGCGACGGAACCGGCTGGCGTGGTCGTGGTTGGACCGTCCACTGTGGTCAGTTGGCGGGACGGGGCCCGTACTGGGACGCCGGCCAGCGAATCTCCGACGCGCACCGCGACCGCGCTCGTCCGCACCACTGCCGTCACCGCGGCCGAGGATTACCTCGAAGCGGAGATCGTCGAAGAGGTCGTCACCGAGGCGCGCGAGGAAGAGCTGGACGAGCCGGTGCCGGTCGCGGATCTGGTCGGGGCCGAGAGCGCGGCGCGCAAGCTGTCCGAGTGGTTCGATCTGGCGTTCCACCGGCCCGAACTCTTGGCGAAGCTGGGCACGTCG
The nucleotide sequence above comes from Amycolatopsis sp. AA4. Encoded proteins:
- a CDS encoding TetR/AcrR family transcriptional regulator C-terminal domain-containing protein; its protein translation is MNSRPVMRERAERRSRSRGRKPICALPHTIRVGRSGRPPGALKVIDSMLGALLDAGLGDVETVRAYRSLTGLAFGAALTEETGLAGAPLDRAEPVDDWFRRMATPSETPHLHRLLPVLTDADCRQDFETQLDLLVSALGKAGN